The Phaeobacter gallaeciensis DSM 26640 genomic sequence TGCATCGACAATCTCAGTCGCGCCGCCAGCGCGCGCCCAATCGGATTGCCCCTTATAGATCAAATCGCTGATCCCAAAGAATTTTTCAGGCCCACCGCAGCGCGCAATCATTGAGGCCCACAGACCGTAACGGTCGAAATAGACCTCACGGTAGATGAATTTCACCTTGCCGGTGTCGATATAGTCCTTCTTCAGCTGCTTGTAGGTGCCCTGATGAAAATTCGCACAATGCGGGCAGGTGTAAGACGCGTACTCGATCAACGTCACCGGAGCATCTTCGGCACCCTGCACCATTTCAACGATCGTGGAGGTATCCACCTCGGCCTCTTGGGCATAGGCAGCCCCGATCTGCGGACTGCTGGGCATAGCCGTACCGCCCTGCAATGTGGCATAGCCATAGACGCCCGCCGCAACTGCGACGGAGGCAAAGATGCCGGACATCAAACGGGTCATTCGTACCCCTTTCTAAGAGTTTTCTGTTTTGTCAGCACATTGCGCCCAAGCCGTTCCAGGGCTGCGCGCAAATCATCGCTTTCCACCCCAGTCGCGGCCTTGGCAGCTGCCGCCACATCCTGCGGATCAGGCGCCTGAGGTTTACGAACCTTTGGTGCATATTTGAAGGAGACCTGCCCATCGGCAAAACCGGTGGGCGCGGTCTGGGTGATGCGAACCTTGGAAATGGCGTTATAGCCATAGACCGCGTTGACCTTACTGCGCAGCGGTTCCTTTTGCATCTCCAGCATCGGGGCATGGGCACCGGTGGTCAGCAACGTCAATGTCGCGCCAAACCCGCCACGCCCATAGTGGACGTTGACTGGCCGCGCGATGGAGGAGATGTCAGGCCCTGCAATTTCTTCCCAATGGGTCAGCAAACGCGACACAGCAAAACCCCGGCTTTCACCGGCCTTGCGAATCTGATCATTCAGAAGCTGCGATGTTCGTTTGAACCCGCGAGATTTTGTCCGTTGCACTGCCATGCCCGTGGTTTTGCTAGACTGCTCGCCCTATTGTAAAGGGCTGCCATGCGAGAACCAGCGAAACTGGGCCACAAAGGATAAAGAATGCGTGACCTCGACAGCCAGAGCCAACCACAAAGCAGCACATTGCTGGAGTGGTACGACCAGCACGCCCGCAGCTTGCCCTGGCGGATCAGCCCGGCGGACCGCGCAGCTGGGGTCTGGCCGGATCCCTATCGCATCTGGCTAAGCGAGGTGATGCTGCAACAAACAACTGTGGCCGCAGTGAAAGACTACTTTCACCGCTTCACCAGCCGCTGGCCCACCGTAGCAGATCTGGCAGCCGCGCCGGATGCGGATGTGATGGGCGAATGGGCCGGGCTTGGATATTACGCGCGGGCGCGCAATCTGCTGAAATGTGCCCGAGTGGTTGCGCAGGACTATGGCGGCACCTTTCCCAATACCTACGACGGGCTGATCGCCCTGCCCGGCATCGGTCCTTATACGGCGGCGGCTATCTCTGCCATTGCCTTTGACCGACAGGAAACCGTCTTGGACGGCAATGTGGAGCGGGTGATGGCCCGGCTCTATGATGTCCATGTCCCCCTGCCGACCTCCAAACCACAGCTTAAGGAGAAAGCAGCCGCTCTCACCCCGGTAGAGCGGCCCGGCGATCATGCTCAGGCCGTTATGGATCTCGGCGCCACGATCTGCACGCCGCGCAATCCCGCCTGTGGCATTTGCCCATGGCGTACGCCCTGCGCGGCCCGCGCGGCGGGGACTGCGACAGAACTGCCCAAGAAAACCCCAAAGAAGCCCAAGCCAACCCGGCTCGGCATTGTCTATCTGGCCCGCAGCGCTGCGGGTGACTGGCTGCTGGAACAGCGCCCGGACAAGGGGCTCCTGGGCGGCATGTTGGGCTGGCCCGGCAGCGACTGGACCGACAGCCCCGACCATCCCAACCCCGCACCGCCGTTTGAGTCTGACTGGCAGCTGCTCGATGCCGAGGTGCGTCATACCTTCACGCATTTTCATCTTATCCTGCGCGTCATGCTGGCAGAGCTGCCTGCGGATTTCGCAGCTGAGGACCATCACCGCGTGATCGCACGACATGACTTCAAATCGACGGATCTACCAACGGTCATGCGCAAGGCCTTTGACCTATGGAAGGGTCGCTGATCCCTTCTCTTTCTCCGGGAGCACAGGCATAGTCGGCACAAATGTCTTCGACATCCCTGGATTTGCGCCATGATGACAACTCCCGAAACACTGCGCAGCTGGCAGGCGGCTCTACCGTTCTGGCTGTCTTTTCTGTTGATTCCCTTGGTGGTGTTGGCCGCCGTCTATGGCGGTTGGGCCATTTTGTTGCCCCCCTTGGCCACCTGGTATCTCTTTGCCGCGCTTGACGGGGTGTTCGGTCTCAACCTGGAGAACGCCGATCCTCTCACGCCCGAGGACGACCTTCGCTGGTACTCCGCCCTGACCATGGCTTGGGTCCCTGCGCAGGCCCTGTTGCTGATTGTCATGCTTATCTATGTGCCTCAGGCCGAACATCTGTCAGGTCTTGAGAAATTCGGCGTGTTCTTTGGCGTCGGTGTCCTGAGTGGCACTGTTGGGATCAACTACAGCCACGAATTGATGCATCAGAAGAGCAAGCTAGAACGCTGGCTGGCGGATATCCTGCTGGCGATGGTGCTCTACTCACATTTCAGATCCGAACATCTGCTCGTCCACCACCGCCATGTCGGCACGCCCCGCGACCCGGTGACGGCGCGCTACAACGAAGGGTTCCACCGGTTCTACCCGCGGGTGCTGCGGCAGTGCTGGCAGTCCGCGTTTCGCGCCGAGAGCGCCCAACTGGCACGCCGCGATCTGCCCTGGACCGATCGGCGCAATCCGTTCTTTCGCTACTGGACGCTACAAGGGCTTATGCTGTTGGTCGCGTTTTTTCTGGGCGGGCTCACGGGGCTGTTGCTGTTTCTGGCACAAGCTGGTGTCGCGATCTGGCAGCTGGAGCTGGTGAACTACGTCGAACACTATGGACTGACCCGCAAATATCTGGGCAATGGCAAGTTCGAACACGTAATGCCGCGGCATTCCTGGAATGCTGCACATAAGGCCTCGAACTGGTTGCTGATCAATCTGCAACGTCACTCCGACCATCACTACAAACCGGACCGACGCTTTCCCCTGCTCCAGAACCACACCAAGGCCGACGCGCCGCAGCTGCCCTATGGCTATCCGGTGATGACCGTCGCCGCGATGTTTCCACCGCTGTGGCGCCGGATAATGAACCCGCGGGTGCGACGCTGGCGGCAGATGTATTATCCCGAAATCACCGACTGGAGCGCCTACAACAAAGCTCTGAAACCGGATCAGCGCCCGGATCCGGTCACCACCGGTCCTGCAACTACTTAACGCGGCAGCGCCCAGAGTGTCATCGACCGTGTCAATCCACGCAGCTCAGATGCAGGGTACTGGACAAAACCCGCCTTCTCCAGATTGGCCGGACCACCCTCGGCCCGCACCTGTTGACGCAGCGCTTCACTGATCACAAGCTGGGCTTCCAGTTCACGGGTCCGCTCCTCCAGCCGGGCAGCAATATTCACAGTATTGCCAATCACCGCATACTCCAGCCGGTTCGCACCGATGTTACCTATCACGGTCTCACCGTAATGAACCCCGATACCGACGCGGATTTCAGTCTCACCATAGCGGCGGCGCTCTGCGTTCCAATCGGCCAGTGACGCCAGCATGGCGCGTGCGCAGGTTAAGGCGTTGGTTGCATCCTTCGGTCCCGCCAAAGGCGTGCCAAAGGTCGCCATCAGCCCATCGCCGAGGTATTTGTCCAGCGTTCCTTCGTGATGGAAAACCTCCCGCTCCATCCGTCCGTGAAAATCCCGCAAGAGATCAATCACCTTATAGGCGTCGCTGTCTGCGGCAAGCCGGGTAAATCCAATGATATCGATGAACAGGATGGCCACATCCTGACGCCGGGTTTGTTTCAGCGGCTCGTCGTTTTGCGAGAGCTGCTGCACGACATTTGGCGAAAAATACCGCGAAAGATTGGCCCGCTCGCGCTCCAGCACCGCATTGTTCTGGATCAGATGATAGAACCGCCTTGAGGACACCGCCAGCGTGAGCGCCACCAGAAAGAATACGATCCCCTCCTGAAGGCGCTGCTGCAACATAAAGCTATTTGGGTCGATGAACTCGGCCATTGCGTGATTATGGTTCACCGCTGCCAGCACAGCCTCGCTCAGCCCCGGCACCGGGTCGTAGATCCACCAGGCCATAAAGGCTGCCGACAACCAGATCACAACGGTCCAGGTCCCGATCGCAGCGACCGTGCGCCAAGAATAGGCGAGGGTTCCAGCTGCCAATATGATGAAAAAATAGAGGAAATTCCCATAGCGATATTGAATAGCCAACGGCAGATCTTCGCTACTGAACGGGTTAGGAAACAGCATACCTGCTGTCATGATCGTAAGGTCGGCCAGGATCAGCAGCATCTCAAGCCGTGACTGCCCGACCCGGCCAACGCGGCGGATCAGCCAGCCATTAAGACACAGCAGCGCAAGAATGGCGTGATAATAAAGCACATGCCATTCGGGGATCACATAAATCAGAAACAGCGCCGTAACCGCCATTGCGATCCAGCGGGCCCGCACTGCCAGTTCCAGACCATTGCGCTTGTGCTCGGTCAGCGCGTCAAGCGCATAAGGGCTCTCTTGCGTGAAAATCGCTTCATCGCTGTCCAATGCAGGAGCGGGGGCGGAGGCAGTTATGGCCATGACGTTTGTCCATCTATTGGCGCTGGTCTTGCACCAAATTAGCGACAGCTGTCATCAGATGCACCCCATGAAGCGCTATCCCAAAACGAAAAGACCCCGCCGGGTTGGCGGGGCAAGGTAGGCGCCGCCGACAATGCGACAGCGCCTGTGGTTTCACACAGGTTGTGAAAAAGGTGGGATTAGTTCTGCAACTCAGCCCGAATCTGTTGGCGCAGCACATCAATGGGCACGGTTTTTCCATCCCGCTTGAAGCACCAGTAAGTCCAGCCATTACAGGATGGTGCATTTTCCAGATGCGCCCCGACCTGATGAATCGACCCCTTGATATTGTCGCCGATCAGCGTCCCATCCGCGCGGACCTTCGCCTTGTGGCGCTGGTTCATCGAATAAAGCTCATCACCCGGACGCAGCATGCCACGCTCGACCAGCTGGCCAAAGGGCACGCGCGGCTCGGCGCGTTTGCTGGCGGACACCTGCAAAGCCTCGCGGTCGAATTTACGCACCGATTTGATACGTTTCTCCGCGACCTCACGATAGGCGGCCTCGCGCTCGATCCCGATGAACTCACGACCCAGCATCTTGGCCACGGCACCTGTCGTACCCGTGCCAAAGAAGGGATCCAGCACCACATCACCGGGATTGGTCGACCCGACGAGGATACGATGCAACAACGCCTCTGGCTTTTGCGTCGGATGCGCCTTGTTGCCGGCGTCATCTTTCAGGCGCTCATGGCCTGTGCAGATCGGCATCACCCAGTCCGAACGCATCTGCAAACCTTCGTTCAGCGCCTTCAGCGCCTCGTAGTTGAAGGTATATTTTGCGCCTTCGGACTTTGACGCCCAGATCATCGTCTCATGGGCATTGGTATAACGCTTGCCCCGGAAATTCGGCATCGGGTTCGACTTGCGCCAGATCACATCATTGAGGATCCAGAACCCTTCGTCCTGCACGGCTGTGCCGACCCGGAAGATATTATGGTAGGAGCCGATCACCCAAATGGAGCCGTTGGGCTTCAGGATACGGCGGGCCTGTTTCAGCCAGTCGCGGGTGAATTTGTCGTAGACGCCAAAGCTGGAAAATTGGTCCCAGTGATCGTCAACCGCGTCCACCTTGCTGTTGTCGGGACGATGCAACTGCCCTTTCAGCTGAAGGTTATAGGGCGGATCTGCAAAAATCAGATCAACCGAATTTGACGGCAGACCGGACATCACTTCGATGCAGTCACCGTCAAGGATCGCGTTTAGCGGGAGCGCCTCGGCGCCCCGTGTAAGTGTTTTGTTCATTTGCTCTGCCTCGATAACCACGGCGCATTTTTGCGCTCATTTTGGTTGTCCACAGGATGAGTCATCGTGGATTCGAGGTCAATTTCTTTTTTAGAACAACGCGATGTGGTTCACTCTTGATACAATATCTTGTGTACCGGCTTGAAGGAGCACCGATGATGTGGGGTTACCCCTAGGCTGACCAGCGCCTCGCGATGCTGTTTGGAAGGGTAGCCTGCGTTTTTCTCCCAGCCATAGCCGGGAAACTGTTGCGCCAAATCCACCATGATCCGGTCACGTGCCTGTTTCGCCACTATCGAAGCCGCCGCGATGGAGACTGATTTGGCATCCCCCTTGATGACAAACTCCGATGCTTGCAGCAGCCCCTTGGGGATCAGATTGCCGTCGATCAGCAAATAGTCCGGTGCCGGGTCCAGTGCTGCAACCGCACGTTCCATCGCCAGATGCGACGCACGTAAAATGTTCAAAGAATCAATCTCTTCGACAGAGGCATGGGCAATCGACACCTCAGCCTGTGCAAGGATAGACGCCTCCACCGCCTCGCGCCGTTTGGCGCTCAGCTTCTTGGAGTCGTTCAGCCCCTCTGGGATGCTATCAGGGTCCAGGATCACCGCCGCAGCCGTCACCGGCCCTGCCAGCGGGCCACGCCCTACCTCATCCACGCCTGCTATGCGCATCTGGCCACGCGCACGCGCCGCCGCTTCCAAACTATAATCGGGATACTCCATCCCTTGGTCTGACCGGGTTTTGCGCTGAGTTTCAAGCCCAGCGATCAGATGAGCACAAAAAGAGGGGGCCGAAGCCCCCTAAGTCTGCTCGAACCTGGTTTCCGTCTTAGCGACGAGTGATGCGATATCCGCGGTTCTTCAGGCAATCCGGGCGATAACCGACCCGGTTCCGTTTGCCGTTCCAAAAGGTCACTTGGCAGGCGCGGGGCAGTTTGTGTTCAAACCCATACTGTTTGCGCAGGCATCCCCGGCCCATCAGGGTGCGGCTCTGGCTGTAGCGTGGGAAGTAGCGTACGCATTGCGCTGGCAGGTCATAGCGCGCCACCCGCGGCGGCAGTGGTTTGGGACGATGCGGGCGAT encodes the following:
- a CDS encoding DsbA family protein, coding for MTRLMSGIFASVAVAAGVYGYATLQGGTAMPSSPQIGAAYAQEAEVDTSTIVEMVQGAEDAPVTLIEYASYTCPHCANFHQGTYKQLKKDYIDTGKVKFIYREVYFDRYGLWASMIARCGGPEKFFGISDLIYKGQSDWARAGGATEIVDALRKIGRLAGLEEDQLEACLQDGTKAQTLVSWYQENATEHGIESTPSFILNGKKIENQSYDAFKTLIDAELDG
- a CDS encoding DUF721 domain-containing protein, yielding MAVQRTKSRGFKRTSQLLNDQIRKAGESRGFAVSRLLTHWEEIAGPDISSIARPVNVHYGRGGFGATLTLLTTGAHAPMLEMQKEPLRSKVNAVYGYNAISKVRITQTAPTGFADGQVSFKYAPKVRKPQAPDPQDVAAAAKAATGVESDDLRAALERLGRNVLTKQKTLRKGYE
- the mutY gene encoding A/G-specific adenine glycosylase, whose product is MRDLDSQSQPQSSTLLEWYDQHARSLPWRISPADRAAGVWPDPYRIWLSEVMLQQTTVAAVKDYFHRFTSRWPTVADLAAAPDADVMGEWAGLGYYARARNLLKCARVVAQDYGGTFPNTYDGLIALPGIGPYTAAAISAIAFDRQETVLDGNVERVMARLYDVHVPLPTSKPQLKEKAAALTPVERPGDHAQAVMDLGATICTPRNPACGICPWRTPCAARAAGTATELPKKTPKKPKPTRLGIVYLARSAAGDWLLEQRPDKGLLGGMLGWPGSDWTDSPDHPNPAPPFESDWQLLDAEVRHTFTHFHLILRVMLAELPADFAAEDHHRVIARHDFKSTDLPTVMRKAFDLWKGR
- a CDS encoding alkane 1-monooxygenase produces the protein MTTPETLRSWQAALPFWLSFLLIPLVVLAAVYGGWAILLPPLATWYLFAALDGVFGLNLENADPLTPEDDLRWYSALTMAWVPAQALLLIVMLIYVPQAEHLSGLEKFGVFFGVGVLSGTVGINYSHELMHQKSKLERWLADILLAMVLYSHFRSEHLLVHHRHVGTPRDPVTARYNEGFHRFYPRVLRQCWQSAFRAESAQLARRDLPWTDRRNPFFRYWTLQGLMLLVAFFLGGLTGLLLFLAQAGVAIWQLELVNYVEHYGLTRKYLGNGKFEHVMPRHSWNAAHKASNWLLINLQRHSDHHYKPDRRFPLLQNHTKADAPQLPYGYPVMTVAAMFPPLWRRIMNPRVRRWRQMYYPEITDWSAYNKALKPDQRPDPVTTGPATT
- a CDS encoding adenylate/guanylate cyclase domain-containing protein, translating into MAITASAPAPALDSDEAIFTQESPYALDALTEHKRNGLELAVRARWIAMAVTALFLIYVIPEWHVLYYHAILALLCLNGWLIRRVGRVGQSRLEMLLILADLTIMTAGMLFPNPFSSEDLPLAIQYRYGNFLYFFIILAAGTLAYSWRTVAAIGTWTVVIWLSAAFMAWWIYDPVPGLSEAVLAAVNHNHAMAEFIDPNSFMLQQRLQEGIVFFLVALTLAVSSRRFYHLIQNNAVLERERANLSRYFSPNVVQQLSQNDEPLKQTRRQDVAILFIDIIGFTRLAADSDAYKVIDLLRDFHGRMEREVFHHEGTLDKYLGDGLMATFGTPLAGPKDATNALTCARAMLASLADWNAERRRYGETEIRVGIGVHYGETVIGNIGANRLEYAVIGNTVNIAARLEERTRELEAQLVISEALRQQVRAEGGPANLEKAGFVQYPASELRGLTRSMTLWALPR
- a CDS encoding site-specific DNA-methyltransferase; protein product: MNKTLTRGAEALPLNAILDGDCIEVMSGLPSNSVDLIFADPPYNLQLKGQLHRPDNSKVDAVDDHWDQFSSFGVYDKFTRDWLKQARRILKPNGSIWVIGSYHNIFRVGTAVQDEGFWILNDVIWRKSNPMPNFRGKRYTNAHETMIWASKSEGAKYTFNYEALKALNEGLQMRSDWVMPICTGHERLKDDAGNKAHPTQKPEALLHRILVGSTNPGDVVLDPFFGTGTTGAVAKMLGREFIGIEREAAYREVAEKRIKSVRKFDREALQVSASKRAEPRVPFGQLVERGMLRPGDELYSMNQRHKAKVRADGTLIGDNIKGSIHQVGAHLENAPSCNGWTYWCFKRDGKTVPIDVLRQQIRAELQN
- a CDS encoding ribonuclease HII, whose amino-acid sequence is MEYPDYSLEAAARARGQMRIAGVDEVGRGPLAGPVTAAAVILDPDSIPEGLNDSKKLSAKRREAVEASILAQAEVSIAHASVEEIDSLNILRASHLAMERAVAALDPAPDYLLIDGNLIPKGLLQASEFVIKGDAKSVSIAAASIVAKQARDRIMVDLAQQFPGYGWEKNAGYPSKQHREALVSLGVTPHHRCSFKPVHKILYQE